The following are from one region of the Nerophis ophidion isolate RoL-2023_Sa linkage group LG20, RoL_Noph_v1.0, whole genome shotgun sequence genome:
- the cnga1a gene encoding cyclic nucleotide gated channel subunit alpha 1a, which yields MTASQTLPLRPLNVNNSNNNEEKKDKEANENEVEKPKEIFVINPAGNLYYNWLFVITLPVMYNWTMIIARACFEELQHNFILYWVLLDYTSDIIYLADMLVKTRTGYLEQGLMVKDEKLLRDRYLNSFQFRLDVISMLPTDILYLLLGLDYPEIRINKLLRIGRMMEFFTKTETKTNYPNIFRIANLIMYILIIIHWNACFYFSFSKSIGFGADEWVYPALDDPEEPAFGQPMRKYAFSLYWSTLTLTTIGETPPPALDSEFVFHVVDFLVGVLIFATIVGNIATMISNMNAAQAQFQSRIDNIKQYMQVRKVSKDLELRVITWFDYLWNNGKAQDEREVLRYLPDKLKAEIAIQVHMETLKKVRIFADCEAGLLIELVLKLRPQVFSPGDYICKKGDIGREMYIIKDGNLAVVADDGVTQFVVLGSGSYFGEISILNIKGSKAGNRRTANIRSIGYSDLFCLSKDDLMESLLEYPDAKGMLEDKGRQILMKDGLIDLDPANIKPEAKELEEKVSRLYGTMDLMQTKLNKILGKHEKTDTALRHRIAELERMTGEEVEDEEEGAVEKEDDGKVKKEDKE from the exons AT GACGGCCTCTCAGACCCTCCCTCTTCGCCCGCTGAACGTGAACAACAGTAATAACAATGAAGA GAAGAAAGATAAAGAAGCAAATGAAAATGAGGTGGAAAA GCCCAAAGAAATATTCGTCATCAACCCAGCTGGGAATCTCTACTACAACTGGCTGTTCGTCATCACACTGCCCGTCATGTACAACTGGACCATGATCATTGCCAG GGCTTGCTTTGAGGAGCTGCAGCATAACTTCATCCTTTACTGGGTTCTATTGGACTACACCTCCGACATCATCTACCTGGCTGACATGCTCGTCAAGACCAGAACAG GTTACCTCGAGCAAGGCCTGATGGTCAAAGATGAAAAGCTGCTCCGCGACCGCTACCTGAACAGCTTCCAGTTTCGGCTGGACGTTATCTCCATGTTGCCCACCGACATCCTGTATCTACTCCTGGGTCTGGACTACCCGGAGATACGCATCAACAAGCTGCTAAGGATCGGCCGCATGATGGAGTTCTTCACAAAGacggaaaccaaaacaaactacCCCAACATATTCCGCATCGCCAACCTGATCATGtacatcctcatcatcatccacTGGAACGCCTGCTTCTACTTCTCCTTCTCCAAGTCTATTGGTTTTGGGGCAGATGAATGGGTGTATCCGGCgctggatgatccagaggagccTGCATTCGGCCAACCCATGAGGAAGTATGCCTTCAGCCTCTATTGGTCCACACTGACCCTGACCACCATTGGAGAAACGCCACCACCGGCCCTCGATTCAGAATTCGTCTTCCATGTGGTGGACTTCTTGGTCGGGGTTCTCATCTTTGCCACCATTGTGGGAAATATCGCTACGATGATCTCCAACATGAATGCAGCTCAAGCTCAGTTCCAGTCTCGAATTGACAACATTAAGCAGTACATGCAG GTTCGAAAGGTCAGCAAAGATCTGGAATTGCGCGTCATCACATGGTTCGACTACCTGTGGAACAATGGCAAGGCTCAGGACGAACGTGAGGTGCTGAGGTACCTCCCAGACAAGCTGAAAGCCGAGATCGCCATCCAAGTTCACATGGAGACGCTGAAGAAGGTCCGTATTTTCGCAGACTGCGAGGCGGGACTTCTGATCGAGCTGGTGCTGAAGCTCCGGCCTCAGGTTTTTAGCCCCGGAGACTACATCTGCAAAAAGGGTGATATAGGTCGCGAGATGTACATCATCAAGGATGGGAATCTGGCGGTTGTGGCGGATGACGGCGTCACCCAGTTCGTGGTCCTGGGAAGCGGAAGTTACTTTGGCGAGATCAGTATCCTTAATATCAAGGGCAGCAAAGCAGGAAACAGGCGGACGGCCAACATCCGCAGCATCGGATACTCAGACCTCTTCTGCCTGTCCAAGGACGACCTAATGGAGTCGCTGTTGGAATACCCAGACGCTAAGGGCATGTTGGAGGATAAGGGCCGACAGATCTTGATGAAAGACGGCCTGATCGACTTGGATCCGGCCAACATCAAGCCGGAGGCCAAGGAGCTGGAGGAGAAGGTCAGCCGATTATACGGCACAATGGATCTGATGCAGACCAAGCTGAATAAGATACTGGGGAAACACGAGAAAACAGACACAGCTCTGAGACATCGCATCGCCGAGCTGGAACGAATGACCGGCGAGGAGGTAGAGGACGAAGAAGAGGGGGCGGTAGAAAAGGAGGACGATGGAAAAGTGAAGAAAGAAGACAAGGAATAA